One genomic segment of Cellulophaga sp. HaHaR_3_176 includes these proteins:
- a CDS encoding gluconate 5-dehydrogenase, producing the protein MSISLFDLTGKIALVTGSTHGLGMSMAKGLGKAGATIIVNGNSSQEKIDAAIKEYKAEGITAYGYKFNVTDEAQVIDAIQKIQSEVGNIDILINNAGIIKRTPLEDMEVADFKQVIDVDLVSPFIVSKHVVKGMIQRKEGKIINICSMMSELGRNTVGAYAAAKGGLKMLTRNMATEWAKHNIQINGIGPGYFATSQTAPIRVDGHPFNDFIVNRTPSGKWGDPEELEGAAIFLSSKASNFVNGHIVYVDGGILATIGKPSNEN; encoded by the coding sequence ATGAGCATATCATTATTTGATTTAACAGGGAAAATAGCTTTAGTTACTGGTAGTACTCATGGTTTGGGTATGTCTATGGCTAAAGGGCTAGGAAAAGCTGGAGCTACCATTATTGTAAATGGTAATTCTTCTCAAGAGAAAATAGATGCTGCTATAAAAGAGTATAAAGCAGAAGGTATTACCGCGTATGGTTACAAATTTAATGTAACTGATGAAGCTCAGGTTATAGATGCTATTCAAAAAATACAATCTGAAGTAGGGAATATTGATATTTTAATTAATAACGCTGGTATTATTAAGCGTACTCCTTTAGAAGATATGGAAGTTGCTGACTTTAAGCAAGTAATTGATGTTGATTTAGTAAGTCCATTTATCGTTTCTAAACATGTCGTAAAAGGCATGATACAAAGAAAAGAAGGTAAAATAATAAACATTTGCTCTATGATGAGTGAATTGGGAAGAAATACTGTTGGTGCATATGCTGCCGCAAAAGGCGGATTAAAAATGTTAACTAGAAATATGGCTACAGAATGGGCTAAACACAATATCCAAATTAATGGTATTGGACCTGGGTATTTTGCTACCTCGCAAACGGCACCTATTCGTGTAGATGGTCACCCTTTTAACGATTTTATTGTAAACAGAACACCATCTGGAAAATGGGGTGATCCTGAAGAGTTAGAAGGTGCTGCTATCTTTTTATCTTCTAAAGCAAGTAATTTTGTAAACGGACATATTGTATATGTTGATGGAGGTATTTTAGCTACAATAGGTAAACCTTCTAACGAAAATTAG
- a CDS encoding endonuclease, whose translation MKKHYFKRSFFLTLLTMLLVTGGYTQIPSYYSGTNVSSKGQTLKTNLANLISNTHATNLSYTPGVWDALKQTDLDPTNSNNVFLIYGYNDTDSDITNDRTRSKNNNGGGNGQWNREHTYPKSLGNPNLGTSGAGADAHHLRASDVQFNGTRGSRPYIDDSGVAKAVNNGFYPGDEWKGDVARMMMYMYLRYGDRCLPNTVGMGNSTFSLEMRDIFLEWNAEDPVSQVEKNRNVLLEGIQGNRNPFIDNPAFATIIWGGPQAEDRFGSTPNDDVELPTVPTSLTATNTTTTETFLMWDAATDNVGVIAYQIFNRATQIASSVDTSYTVKGLLPNTSYTFILKAVDGASNTSGNSNEVTITTLEDTTVISPMDDFIVFQGYEGSTADTWAYMQSPVACNDNGGDVWDIVSSVGSISAANTGTNFFGIRDLDGNCGSTDGGTLSFEAINITNYIDVTLSFAINVVGYDVANGDVINYEIFYDDASQGVTTIATGSPFNTTGWETISQAIPNTVSSVRLQLAAKQNGSSDYAGFDDVKLQGTAKSTGGRPTILINEVDAD comes from the coding sequence ATGAAGAAACACTACTTTAAAAGAAGCTTTTTTTTAACGCTTCTAACTATGCTATTGGTAACTGGTGGTTATACACAAATACCTAGTTACTATAGCGGTACCAATGTATCTTCTAAGGGTCAAACTCTAAAAACCAATTTAGCAAATTTAATTTCTAACACACACGCTACTAATTTAAGTTATACGCCTGGTGTATGGGATGCTTTAAAGCAAACAGATTTAGATCCTACAAACTCTAATAACGTTTTTTTAATATATGGGTATAATGATACTGATTCTGATATTACAAATGATAGAACGCGTTCTAAAAATAATAATGGAGGGGGTAATGGCCAATGGAATAGAGAACATACATACCCAAAATCATTAGGAAATCCTAATTTAGGTACTTCAGGTGCTGGAGCTGATGCTCACCATTTACGTGCTTCTGATGTCCAATTTAATGGTACAAGAGGTAGCCGACCATATATTGATGATTCAGGAGTTGCAAAAGCTGTAAACAATGGTTTTTATCCTGGTGATGAATGGAAAGGAGATGTAGCACGTATGATGATGTATATGTATCTGCGTTATGGAGATCGTTGTTTACCAAATACTGTAGGTATGGGTAATTCTACTTTTAGTCTAGAGATGCGAGATATTTTTTTAGAGTGGAATGCAGAAGACCCTGTTTCTCAAGTAGAAAAGAATAGAAACGTTTTGTTAGAAGGTATACAAGGTAATAGAAATCCTTTTATAGATAACCCTGCATTTGCAACAATTATTTGGGGAGGTCCACAGGCAGAGGATAGATTTGGGAGTACACCAAATGATGATGTCGAATTGCCAACAGTGCCAACAAGTCTAACAGCAACTAATACAACTACAACTGAAACATTTTTAATGTGGGATGCTGCAACTGATAATGTAGGTGTTATTGCATATCAAATATTTAATAGAGCTACGCAAATAGCTTCTTCGGTTGATACTTCTTATACGGTTAAAGGTTTATTACCAAATACAAGTTATACATTTATTTTAAAAGCAGTAGATGGCGCAAGTAATACATCAGGTAACAGTAATGAAGTTACAATAACTACGCTAGAAGATACTACGGTAATTTCACCAATGGACGATTTTATAGTTTTTCAAGGTTATGAAGGTTCTACAGCTGATACTTGGGCATACATGCAATCGCCAGTGGCTTGTAATGATAATGGAGGAGATGTTTGGGATATTGTTTCTAGTGTAGGATCTATAAGTGCTGCAAATACCGGAACCAATTTTTTTGGAATACGAGATTTAGATGGTAATTGTGGTAGTACAGATGGGGGTACTCTTTCTTTTGAGGCTATTAATATTACTAATTATATTGATGTTACATTATCATTTGCTATCAATGTTGTTGGTTATGATGTTGCTAATGGAGATGTCATAAATTATGAAATTTTTTATGATGATGCATCACAAGGTGTAACCACAATAGCTACAGGTAGTCCATTCAACACAACAGGTTGGGAAACTATTTCTCAGGCTATACCTAACACGGTAAGTAGTGTTCGTTTACAATTAGCTGCAAAACAAAATGGTAGTAGTGATTATGCAGGTTTTGATGATGTAAAATTACAAGGAACTGCAAAAAGTACAGGTGGTAGACCTACTATTTTAATTAATGAAGTAGATGCAGACTAA
- the kduI gene encoding 5-dehydro-4-deoxy-D-glucuronate isomerase: MSINYESRYASSPEAVKKYDTTQLRDEFLIDKIMEEGKISLTYSHYDRYIAGSAVPTSPLELETIDPLKAEFFLARREMGIINVGESGTIEVDGTTYTLGHKDALYIGMGDKKVVFKSDDATKPAKYYINSAPAHTNYPTKKVSLDEANKIELGSLETANHRTVNQMIIGGIVTTCQLQMGMTTLKTGSVWNTMPAHVHDRRMEVYFYLDVPENQAVCHFMGQPDETRHIWMHNHQAVISPPWSIHSGSGTSNYSFIWGMAGENLDYGDMDVAKITDLK; the protein is encoded by the coding sequence ATGTCAATAAATTACGAATCTAGATACGCATCTAGTCCAGAAGCTGTAAAAAAATATGATACAACACAATTAAGAGATGAGTTCTTAATTGATAAGATCATGGAAGAAGGTAAAATATCTTTAACTTATTCTCATTATGATAGATATATTGCTGGTTCAGCTGTACCTACTTCTCCTCTTGAATTAGAAACTATTGATCCCTTAAAGGCTGAATTCTTTTTAGCTAGAAGGGAAATGGGAATTATAAACGTTGGAGAAAGCGGAACTATTGAAGTAGATGGTACTACATATACCTTAGGCCATAAAGATGCTTTATATATTGGTATGGGTGATAAAAAAGTAGTTTTTAAAAGTGATGATGCAACGAAACCTGCAAAATATTACATAAACTCTGCTCCTGCTCATACAAATTACCCTACTAAAAAAGTAAGTTTAGACGAAGCTAACAAAATTGAATTAGGTTCTTTAGAAACTGCAAACCATAGAACTGTAAACCAAATGATTATTGGTGGTATTGTTACGACATGCCAATTACAAATGGGAATGACTACTTTAAAAACTGGTAGTGTTTGGAATACAATGCCTGCTCACGTTCATGATAGAAGAATGGAAGTTTACTTTTATTTAGATGTACCAGAAAACCAAGCAGTTTGTCATTTTATGGGGCAACCTGATGAAACAAGACATATTTGGATGCACAACCACCAAGCTGTAATTTCTCCACCATGGTCTATTCACTCTGGTTCAGGAACATCAAACTATTCTTTTATTTGGGGAATGGCAGGTGAAAATTTAGATTATGGTGATATGGATGTTGCTAAAATAACAGACTTAAAGTAA
- a CDS encoding LytTR family DNA-binding domain-containing protein: MNCIIIDDEPLAIDILIEYCSKLDFIEIVGTFTNPLNAISIIKEKKVDLIFCDIEMPQISGIDFISLLDNKPLVIFTTAYSQYAVEGFELNAVDYLVKPIPHHRFIKSVFRAKELLTKTVQPIPIEGNVFSSTGETSESKKFIFVKAEYESIKLNLDDIEYVQGLKDYLKIHIVNTNKTVLTLMNFKELLDKLPSNQFLRVHKSFVVNVNFIKTVQRNRIIINDIRIPIGESHKAEFFSILGL; encoded by the coding sequence ATGAATTGTATAATTATTGATGACGAACCTTTAGCGATTGATATACTTATTGAATATTGTAGTAAGTTAGATTTTATTGAAATAGTTGGCACTTTTACCAACCCTTTAAATGCTATTAGTATTATTAAAGAAAAAAAGGTAGACTTAATTTTTTGTGATATAGAAATGCCACAAATTAGCGGAATAGATTTTATTTCTTTATTAGATAATAAGCCTCTAGTTATTTTTACAACAGCCTACTCGCAATATGCAGTAGAAGGTTTTGAGCTAAATGCGGTAGATTATTTAGTTAAACCGATACCTCATCATCGCTTTATAAAATCTGTTTTTAGAGCAAAAGAATTATTAACAAAAACAGTTCAACCGATACCAATAGAAGGAAATGTTTTTTCATCGACAGGCGAAACATCAGAGTCTAAGAAATTTATTTTTGTAAAAGCAGAGTATGAAAGTATCAAATTAAATTTAGATGATATTGAGTACGTTCAAGGCCTTAAAGATTATTTGAAAATACATATTGTAAATACAAATAAAACGGTTTTAACACTTATGAATTTTAAAGAATTGTTAGACAAATTACCGTCCAATCAATTTTTACGAGTGCATAAATCGTTTGTTGTAAATGTCAATTTTATAAAAACTGTACAAAGGAATAGAATAATTATAAACGATATTAGAATACCAATAGGAGAGAGCCATAAGGCAGAGTTTTTCTCTATACTAGGTTTGTAA
- a CDS encoding LacI family DNA-binding transcriptional regulator produces the protein MKNVTIHEIARALKIDSSTVSRALNNSDRVKESTKKLILKKAEELGYRRNVLASNLRKRKGNTIGVVIPRVSRHFFSSAIAGIEKVAQEAGFNVIISQSLEQFDREERIVENLISNRVDGILISVSMETKKADHLANCIKNGIPFVFFDRHLEGFPESGRVIIDDNFGGFTATEHLINKGCKRIAHFSGPQDLHVYKNRLEGYKKALAKHNLAYSSDTPSRLTEADGTLLAKKILKDFKDIDGAFFANDISAIAAMKYLKKAGIRIPEDIAIVGFSNEPMSEVIEPSLTTIDQSGEIIGKKACELLIDNIAKGNRVFNNEAVVFEPKLIERDSTKK, from the coding sequence ATGAAAAATGTAACCATTCATGAAATTGCAAGGGCATTAAAAATTGATAGTTCTACCGTATCTAGAGCTTTAAATAATAGTGACCGAGTAAAAGAGAGTACAAAAAAACTTATTCTAAAAAAAGCAGAAGAGTTAGGTTATAGGCGTAATGTGTTGGCTTCTAACTTAAGAAAGCGTAAAGGGAATACGATTGGTGTTGTAATACCGCGTGTGTCTAGACACTTCTTTTCTTCGGCAATTGCAGGTATAGAAAAAGTTGCGCAAGAGGCTGGTTTTAATGTTATAATAAGTCAATCATTAGAGCAGTTTGATAGAGAAGAACGTATTGTCGAAAATTTAATATCGAATAGGGTAGATGGTATTTTAATATCTGTTTCTATGGAGACAAAAAAAGCGGATCATTTAGCTAATTGTATTAAAAATGGAATTCCCTTTGTGTTTTTTGACAGGCATTTAGAGGGTTTTCCTGAATCAGGAAGAGTAATTATTGACGATAATTTTGGGGGATTTACAGCTACTGAACATTTGATAAATAAAGGATGTAAGCGAATTGCTCATTTTTCAGGACCACAAGATTTACATGTATATAAAAATAGGTTAGAAGGATATAAGAAAGCCTTAGCAAAACATAATTTAGCCTATAGCTCTGATACTCCTAGTCGATTAACAGAGGCTGATGGTACACTTTTAGCAAAAAAAATACTGAAAGATTTTAAAGATATTGATGGTGCTTTTTTTGCAAATGATATTTCAGCAATTGCAGCGATGAAGTATTTAAAAAAGGCAGGTATAAGAATTCCTGAAGACATAGCGATAGTTGGTTTTAGTAACGAGCCAATGTCTGAAGTTATAGAACCATCTTTAACTACAATAGATCAATCGGGAGAGATAATAGGTAAAAAAGCTTGCGAATTATTAATCGATAATATTGCTAAAGGAAATAGAGTATTTAATAATGAAGCAGTTGTTTTTGAACCTAAACTTATAGAACGAGATTCTACCAAAAAATAA